A section of the Macaca thibetana thibetana isolate TM-01 chromosome 10, ASM2454274v1, whole genome shotgun sequence genome encodes:
- the LOC126929099 gene encoding signal-regulatory protein gamma gives MPVPASWSHPPGPFLLLTLLLGFTEVAGEEELQMIQPEKLLLVAVGESATLNCTVTSLLPVGPVLWFRGVGPGRELIYNQKEGHFPRVTTVSDLTKRNNMDFSIRISSITPADAGTYYCVKFRKGSPENVEFKSGPGTEMALRAKPSAPVVSGPAARATPEHTVSFTCKSHGFSPRDITLKWFKNGNELSDFQTNVDPAGQSVSYSIRSTARVVLAPWDVRSQVTCEVAHVTLQGDPLRGTANLSEAIRVPPTLEVTQQPMRAGNQVNITYQVRNFYPQNLQLTWLENGNVCRTETASTLTENKDGTYNWTSWLLVNTSDQRDDVVLTCQVKHDGQLAVNKSLVLEVSAHQKDQSSDATHGPASSLTVLLLIAVLLGPIYVPWKQKS, from the exons AtgcctgtcccagcctcctggtCCCATCCTCCTGGTCCTTTCCTGCTTCTGACTCTactgctgggatttacag AAGTGGCAGGTGAAGAGGAGCTACAGATGATTCAGCCTGAGAAGCTCCTGTTGGTCGCAGTTGGAGAGTCGGCCACTCTGAACTGCACTGTGACCTCCCTGCTTCCCGTGGGACCTGTCCTGTGGTTCAGAGGAGTTGGACCAGGCCGAGAATTAATCTACAATCAAAAAGAAGGCCACTTCCCCCGGGTAACAACTGTTTCAGACCtcacaaaaagaaacaacatggACTTTTCCATCCGCATCAGTAGCATCACCCCAGCAGATGCCGGCACCTACTACTGTGTGAAGTTTCGAAAAGGGAGCCCTGAGAACGTGGAGTTTAAGTCTGGACCGGGCACTGAGATGGCTTTGCGTG CCAAACCCTCTGCCCCAGTGGTATCGGGCCCTGCGGCGAGGGCCACACCTGAGCACACAGTGAGCTTCACCTGCAAGTCCCACGGCTTCTCCCCCAGAGACATCACCCTGAAATGGTTCAAAAATGGGAATGAGCTCTCAGACTTCCAGACCAACGTGGACCCCGCAGGACAGAGTGTGTCCTACAGCATCCGCAGCACAGCCAGGGTGGTTCTGGCCCCCTGGGACGTTCGCTCTCAGGTCACGTGTGAGGTGGCCCACGTCACCTTGCAGGGGGACCCTCTTCGTGGGACTGCAAACTTGTCTGAGGCCATCCGAG TTCCACCCACCTTGGAGGTTACTCAACAGCCCATGAGGGCAGGGAACCAGGTAAACATCACCTACCAGGTGAGGAATTTCTACCCCCAGAATCTACAGTTGACCTGGCTGGAGAATGGAAACGTGTGCCGGACAGAAACGGCCTCGACCCTCACAGAGAACAAGGATGGTACCTACAACTGGACAAGCTGGCTCCTGGTGAACACATCTGACCAAAGGGATGATGTGGTCCTCACTTGCCAGGTGAAGCATGATGGACAGCTGGCGGTCAACAAAAGCCTTGTCCTGGAGGTCTCAGCCCACCAGAAGGACCAGAGCTCAGATGCCACCCATG